A DNA window from Bacillus andreraoultii contains the following coding sequences:
- a CDS encoding RNA polymerase sigma factor has translation MVMTAEKRWIRKIVQNADKESANKLIEKYYREIYVFVFKQMLDEHLSLDFTQEIFIRMLQSIKHYDPSKSSFRTWLYRIATNHCIDYFRSKEFKIRQRIDFVDTVDEEGSDEVELTLEFKEDYEVVQNLLAKKPELVQKIIRYKIFLDYTFGKLPKWNVFQNQL, from the coding sequence ATGGTGATGACTGCAGAAAAGAGATGGATTCGAAAAATTGTACAAAATGCTGACAAGGAAAGTGCAAATAAACTAATTGAAAAATACTATCGTGAAATTTATGTTTTTGTTTTTAAACAAATGTTGGATGAGCACCTATCACTTGATTTCACCCAAGAAATCTTTATCCGGATGTTACAATCCATTAAGCACTATGACCCCAGTAAATCAAGTTTTCGTACATGGTTATATCGTATCGCAACAAATCACTGTATCGATTATTTTCGCTCGAAGGAATTTAAAATACGTCAACGAATCGACTTTGTTGATACTGTAGACGAAGAGGGATCAGATGAGGTTGAGCTAACACTTGAATTTAAAGAAGATTACGAGGTAGTTCAAAATCTTTTAGCAAAGAAACCGGAACTTGTCCAAAAAATTATTCGTTATAAAATTTTTCTTGACTACACATTTGGGAAATTGCCGAAATGGAATGTATTCCAGAATCAACTGTGA
- a CDS encoding ABC transporter ATP-binding protein has protein sequence MFLTIKNVNKSFEKYGRKEHVLSEINLTVKEGEFVSLLGPSGCGKSTLLSILAGLNQPNEGNVYLDNQKIIKPGKDRGMVFQEAALFPWLTVEENILFPLKKEMPKTQAREVAHKYLKLVQLSQYVNHHPHELSGGMQQRVSIARALAMNPRVLLMDEPFGALDEQTRMRLQQELETIWLKEKKTIIFVTHSIQEAVKLSDRIIVMGTHPGRVLQNFAINLERPRETYLKQMAEYEAQIMNLLKTEIDKVEEEEQNYAVSN, from the coding sequence TTGTTCCTCACAATAAAGAATGTGAATAAAAGTTTTGAAAAATATGGTCGGAAAGAACATGTTTTAAGTGAAATAAATTTAACAGTTAAAGAAGGGGAGTTTGTATCCTTATTAGGTCCATCTGGATGTGGTAAATCGACGTTGCTTTCAATTTTAGCGGGCCTTAATCAGCCAAATGAGGGAAACGTCTATTTGGACAATCAAAAAATAATTAAACCAGGAAAAGATCGTGGGATGGTCTTTCAAGAAGCAGCTTTATTTCCCTGGCTAACAGTAGAAGAAAATATTTTGTTCCCACTTAAAAAGGAAATGCCAAAGACTCAAGCACGGGAAGTTGCCCATAAATATTTAAAACTCGTTCAACTCAGCCAATACGTCAATCATCATCCTCATGAACTGTCAGGAGGTATGCAGCAAAGAGTATCGATTGCACGAGCCCTTGCGATGAATCCACGCGTATTATTAATGGATGAACCATTTGGTGCACTAGATGAGCAAACAAGAATGCGTCTGCAACAGGAATTGGAAACAATTTGGTTAAAGGAGAAAAAGACCATAATTTTTGTAACTCATAGTATTCAGGAAGCAGTTAAATTATCAGACCGAATTATCGTGATGGGCACCCATCCTGGTCGAGTTTTACAAAATTTCGCAATCAACCTAGAACGTCCACGGGAAACCTATTTGAAACAGATGGCTGAATATGAGGCACAAATTATGAATTTATTAAAAACAGAAATAGATAAAGTGGAAGAAGAGGAACAAAACTATGCAGTTAGCAACTAA
- the cysK gene encoding cysteine synthase A: protein MKIYHSILELIGHTPIVKLNKLPDKKGANVYMKLESFNPGGSVKDRASLKMIERAEADGKLIPGKSTIIEPTSGNTGIGLAMVSAAKGYRCIMTMPDNATEERVRILKAYGAEVYLTPANLRMQGAIDEANRLARNILNSFIPMQFENTANPDAHRETTAVEILDAFEGQLDTFVLTAGTGGTVTGTGEVLKKHIPQLKIYVVEPKGSPVISGGEPGPHKIPGTGPGFVPKILNREIIDDILHIDDHDAQIMARRLAADEGIFVGASSAASAHFAIQIAKNLPQGANVLCLAPDTGERYLSSDLFVD from the coding sequence ATGAAAATTTATCACTCAATTTTAGAATTGATTGGCCATACACCAATTGTAAAATTAAATAAATTACCCGATAAAAAGGGGGCAAATGTTTATATGAAATTAGAATCTTTTAATCCTGGAGGTAGTGTAAAAGATCGGGCTTCATTAAAGATGATTGAACGTGCAGAAGCTGATGGAAAATTAATCCCAGGAAAGAGTACGATTATTGAACCCACTTCAGGAAATACTGGGATTGGACTTGCGATGGTAAGTGCTGCAAAAGGGTATCGTTGTATTATGACGATGCCGGATAATGCGACAGAGGAAAGAGTTCGGATTTTAAAAGCATACGGTGCAGAAGTGTATTTAACACCCGCTAATCTTCGTATGCAAGGGGCAATAGATGAAGCGAATCGACTAGCTCGTAATATCCTAAACAGTTTTATTCCGATGCAGTTTGAAAATACTGCTAACCCTGATGCACATCGGGAGACAACTGCTGTTGAAATCCTAGATGCTTTCGAAGGGCAACTTGATACATTTGTATTAACAGCTGGTACGGGTGGAACAGTGACAGGTACAGGTGAAGTATTGAAGAAACATATACCCCAGTTAAAAATTTATGTCGTTGAACCAAAAGGATCTCCTGTTATTTCAGGTGGTGAGCCAGGTCCACATAAAATCCCAGGGACAGGTCCGGGATTTGTTCCAAAAATTTTAAATCGCGAAATCATTGACGACATCCTTCATATTGATGATCATGATGCGCAAATTATGGCACGACGACTTGCTGCAGATGAAGGGATTTTTGTTGGTGCATCCAGTGCGGCATCTGCCCATTTTGCTATCCAGATTGCTAAAAACCTTCCACAAGGAGCAAATGTCCTTTGTCTAGCTCCGGATACAGGAGAGAGATATTTGTCATCCGATTTATTTGTTGATTAA
- a CDS encoding ABC transporter substrate-binding protein has product MKRWFLSIALLFVLFGLSACGSEGSSGSSSPSNSKKEKIVIGYFPNIDHVPAMVAREKGYYEAALGDNVEIEYKTFPDGGTFMTALKSGEIDAGLVGPGPVMNNFSNGADVKVIAGASSGGTVVVASEKSGITSVDEIAGKTFITPGIGCTHDVQFETYLQQLGNKELTSSRIGGTLSHVTGNPASYQAMFESGKVDLAAVPEPWASILVENGAKVIISTEDIAYGETLPNTVFVANGKLIKENQEVVEDLLKAHEKAVDFINNNAKEALDIAVNSIKELTNQEMDQKIVEKAMSRITYTTEIDEEVLKEFGQSSYELEFLKKKPAFDGLVETAFVK; this is encoded by the coding sequence ATGAAGAGATGGTTTTTATCAATTGCATTACTATTTGTGCTGTTTGGTTTATCAGCATGTGGAAGTGAAGGGTCAAGCGGTTCTTCTTCCCCATCTAATTCAAAAAAGGAAAAAATTGTTATTGGCTATTTTCCAAATATTGATCACGTTCCGGCAATGGTTGCTCGGGAGAAAGGGTATTATGAAGCGGCACTTGGTGATAATGTAGAAATTGAATATAAAACATTCCCAGATGGTGGCACGTTTATGACCGCTTTAAAATCTGGAGAAATTGATGCTGGTCTAGTCGGCCCTGGACCTGTAATGAATAACTTCTCGAATGGTGCAGATGTAAAAGTCATCGCGGGTGCTTCGTCTGGTGGAACCGTTGTTGTAGCGAGTGAAAAAAGTGGAATAACGAGTGTAGATGAAATTGCAGGCAAAACCTTTATTACACCAGGGATTGGTTGCACACATGATGTTCAATTCGAAACCTATTTACAACAATTAGGAAATAAAGAATTAACTTCTTCGCGAATTGGTGGGACTTTATCCCATGTAACGGGAAATCCAGCATCTTACCAAGCAATGTTTGAATCCGGTAAAGTAGATTTAGCAGCTGTTCCTGAGCCATGGGCATCGATTCTTGTTGAAAATGGCGCAAAAGTAATTATTAGCACAGAAGACATTGCTTATGGTGAAACACTGCCTAACACCGTATTTGTGGCAAATGGGAAATTAATTAAAGAAAATCAAGAAGTCGTGGAAGATCTTTTAAAAGCACATGAAAAAGCGGTTGATTTTATTAATAACAACGCGAAAGAGGCCCTTGATATTGCAGTGAACTCGATTAAAGAATTAACAAATCAAGAAATGGATCAAAAAATTGTAGAGAAAGCAATGTCACGTATTACGTATACAACAGAAATTGATGAAGAAGTTCTTAAAGAATTCGGCCAATCTTCATATGAATTGGAGTTTTTGAAAAAAAAGCCTGCATTTGATGGATTAGTGGAAACAGCTTTTGTGAAATAA
- a CDS encoding cupin domain-containing protein yields MYFYVPLVCPSPCYVNVPAYSIAPTYGVYPYQQQAFFREEDRVPIRLKDYGPEPYVVNINQATKQNNTFRTALWTGKHLQLTLMSLKVGEDIGLEIHPHLDQFLRVEQGQGIVRMGKTKNNLNFVRRIGDDSAIFIPAGTWHNVTNTGNGPLKLYSIYAPPQHPHGTVHRTKREAMETEHH; encoded by the coding sequence ATGTATTTTTATGTTCCTTTAGTATGCCCATCTCCATGCTATGTAAATGTACCAGCATATAGTATTGCACCTACTTATGGTGTGTACCCGTATCAACAACAGGCTTTTTTCCGTGAAGAGGACCGTGTACCAATTAGATTAAAAGATTATGGACCAGAACCGTATGTTGTAAATATTAATCAAGCGACAAAGCAAAACAACACATTTCGAACGGCATTATGGACAGGAAAACACTTGCAGTTAACGTTGATGAGTCTAAAAGTTGGTGAAGATATTGGGTTAGAAATTCATCCGCACCTTGACCAGTTTTTGCGTGTTGAACAAGGGCAAGGAATTGTACGAATGGGTAAAACAAAAAATAACTTGAACTTTGTAAGAAGGATAGGGGATGATTCTGCTATATTTATCCCTGCAGGAACCTGGCATAATGTTACAAATACTGGAAATGGACCATTGAAGCTTTATTCCATTTATGCTCCACCGCAACATCCACATGGCACAGTACACAGAACAAAACGTGAAGCAATGGAAACCGAACATCATTGA
- a CDS encoding DUF3949 domain-containing protein, translating to MLSLLFLPVQYPYIKELKERRKANGAKGISQDEMIDKMSFEEQQLTYNVQGNVFMLVSNLIAELIYYVKHKKKKDSV from the coding sequence TTGCTATCGTTACTTTTCTTGCCGGTACAATATCCGTATATTAAGGAGCTTAAAGAACGAAGAAAAGCAAATGGAGCCAAGGGAATTAGTCAAGATGAAATGATTGATAAAATGAGCTTTGAGGAACAACAACTAACGTATAATGTACAAGGAAATGTATTCATGCTTGTTTCAAATTTAATTGCAGAACTTATTTATTATGTGAAACATAAAAAGAAAAAGGATAGTGTCTAA
- a CDS encoding alpha/beta hydrolase: MANLHTKMNFFLENLLPMYPEDYTPTLEDNRARASVLTGESEPVFQVENRVIPGPESEIPIRIYTPEGKGPLPIVVYFHGGGFVYGDLETHDSVCRRIVNASQQIVVAVDYRLAPEHPFPAAPNDCYAAAKWVYENVAKLGGDQTRLSVAGDSAGGNLATVVCLMAKEQGGLAISKQLLIYPVTDAFEPEKYPSYKENGTGYFLTTDTMGLFHQLYIQDETYRKHPYAAPLYAPNLSGLPKALIITAEYDPLRDEGELYANKLKESGVAVRLVREEGLIHGFLNLFSLMSASEDIKEIYEYIGAFLKEN, from the coding sequence TTGGCAAACTTACATACGAAAATGAACTTTTTTTTAGAAAATCTTTTACCTATGTATCCAGAGGACTATACTCCGACATTAGAGGATAATCGGGCTAGGGCAAGTGTTTTAACCGGTGAATCTGAACCTGTTTTTCAAGTGGAAAATCGAGTTATTCCAGGACCAGAAAGTGAAATACCAATCCGAATTTACACACCAGAAGGAAAAGGTCCGTTACCGATTGTTGTGTATTTCCATGGGGGAGGATTTGTTTACGGTGATTTAGAGACGCATGATTCAGTGTGTAGAAGGATTGTTAATGCGTCACAACAGATTGTCGTCGCTGTTGACTATCGATTAGCACCTGAACATCCATTTCCAGCAGCGCCCAATGATTGTTATGCAGCTGCAAAATGGGTATATGAAAATGTAGCAAAACTTGGTGGTGATCAAACACGACTTAGTGTTGCTGGTGATAGTGCAGGAGGAAATTTAGCAACGGTCGTCTGTTTAATGGCAAAAGAACAAGGTGGTTTAGCTATTTCAAAACAACTTTTAATTTATCCGGTAACCGATGCTTTTGAGCCTGAGAAATATCCTTCCTATAAAGAAAACGGAACAGGTTACTTTTTAACAACCGACACAATGGGTCTTTTCCATCAACTGTATATTCAAGATGAAACATACCGAAAACATCCATACGCTGCACCGCTATATGCTCCGAATTTAAGTGGCTTGCCGAAAGCTTTAATTATTACAGCTGAATATGACCCGTTACGGGATGAAGGAGAGCTATATGCGAATAAATTAAAAGAATCAGGAGTAGCAGTTCGGCTCGTACGTGAAGAAGGATTGATTCATGGTTTTCTTAATCTTTTTAGTTTAATGAGCGCTTCAGAAGATATAAAAGAGATTTACGAATATATTGGTGCGTTTTTAAAAGAAAACTAG
- a CDS encoding polysaccharide deacetylase family protein, with protein sequence MKNKYKVILIVIISIFLTACQTVSVNNATKSVQMQNKTKSSTDYPGLNIQSTIVENVAYQYSIHVPYLNKKMWDQEMQLWTSNTVTNFIHEAKTHLTPDKIGPHELHIDFEIFSYTAEVLSVKFNKTEHLRGTTPKQSKIIYNFDRQSNKFLSISDLFKKDSNYLVRLSQLTYEKLMEDQDFKKSAKEKTIRKGLEPKVDHFNHFLIKDNKLIILLTPEQTGDQSGKERQIAIDESELSDILLNKYVKSTTNKDRNVQASVTKKVSSKKKAVLDPKKKHVALTFDDGPHPTVTPRILDILAKHHAHATFFVLGNRAEFYPNLLQRAVLEGHEIGSHSWSHPQLTKLKPKQIESQLDKTDEQIKMATGKPAGLVRPPYGALNDTVKSIAGRPIINWSVDTEDWKSRNANKIIAQVKRQVSDGSIILMHDIYPTTAQSLDKVLDWLNKEGYLVVTVSDLLGFTNNPESIEAGKVYSFKIK encoded by the coding sequence ATGAAGAACAAGTATAAAGTTATTTTAATTGTAATCATATCCATTTTTCTAACAGCTTGTCAAACGGTGTCGGTAAATAATGCGACAAAATCCGTACAAATGCAAAATAAAACAAAATCCTCCACAGATTATCCTGGCTTAAATATTCAATCAACCATCGTAGAAAATGTGGCCTATCAATATTCCATTCATGTCCCCTATTTGAATAAAAAAATGTGGGATCAAGAGATGCAACTATGGACATCCAACACCGTAACGAACTTTATCCATGAAGCGAAAACCCACTTGACACCTGATAAAATAGGTCCACATGAATTACACATTGATTTTGAAATATTCTCTTATACAGCTGAAGTTTTATCAGTGAAATTTAATAAAACTGAACATCTAAGAGGCACAACTCCGAAACAAAGTAAAATCATTTATAACTTTGACCGTCAGTCTAATAAGTTTCTTTCAATATCCGACTTATTTAAAAAGGATTCCAATTATCTTGTTCGATTATCGCAACTCACGTATGAAAAGCTAATGGAAGATCAAGATTTTAAAAAAAGTGCAAAAGAAAAAACTATACGAAAGGGACTTGAGCCAAAAGTAGATCACTTTAACCACTTTCTTATAAAAGATAATAAACTGATTATTTTATTAACACCAGAACAAACTGGTGACCAATCGGGTAAAGAACGGCAAATCGCTATAGATGAAAGTGAACTAAGTGATATATTATTGAATAAGTATGTGAAAAGTACTACGAATAAGGATAGAAATGTGCAAGCAAGTGTAACTAAGAAAGTATCAAGTAAAAAGAAAGCTGTTTTGGATCCTAAGAAAAAACATGTTGCACTCACTTTTGATGATGGACCACATCCAACCGTTACACCAAGGATTCTTGATATATTAGCAAAACACCATGCACATGCAACATTTTTCGTTTTAGGAAATCGAGCTGAGTTTTATCCGAATCTTTTACAAAGAGCGGTTTTAGAGGGGCATGAAATTGGGAGTCACTCTTGGAGTCATCCACAATTAACCAAGCTAAAGCCAAAACAAATCGAAAGTCAGCTAGATAAAACAGATGAACAAATAAAAATGGCTACAGGGAAACCGGCTGGACTCGTCCGCCCGCCATATGGTGCTTTAAATGATACCGTAAAATCAATTGCAGGTAGACCGATAATCAATTGGTCGGTCGATACGGAAGATTGGAAGAGCCGCAATGCCAATAAAATTATTGCCCAGGTGAAGAGACAAGTAAGTGATGGATCGATTATTCTTATGCATGATATATATCCGACAACGGCTCAGTCACTTGACAAAGTATTAGATTGGCTAAACAAAGAAGGTTATCTAGTAGTAACCGTTAGTGATTTATTAGGATTTACCAATAATCCAGAAAGCATTGAAGCTGGTAAGGTATATTCATTTAAAATAAAATAA
- a CDS encoding ABC transporter permease has product MQLATKRFLFFSLLFIIWELIVRLFAIPAVLMPAPSDVFLSLKEAFMDGTLPRDLGASFMRLAIGLVLALLIGLLLGIFLAKSKTADETLGSLILALQSIPSIVWLPLAIMWFGLNEKSVIFIVVLGGAIVMTINVRTGIKNVSPIFIKAAQTMGSSGIDMFFRVILPASIPYIVTGTRLAWAFSWRALMAGELLSTGPGLGYTLKYASDFGRMDMVMGIMVVIGVIGVTVDLLFFQRIEKQVRTKWGLEQNT; this is encoded by the coding sequence ATGCAGTTAGCAACTAAGAGATTCCTATTTTTTAGTCTTCTATTCATTATTTGGGAGTTGATTGTTCGCTTATTTGCTATTCCTGCAGTTTTAATGCCGGCACCATCAGATGTTTTCTTAAGTTTAAAAGAAGCGTTCATGGACGGGACGTTGCCGCGAGATTTAGGTGCAAGTTTTATGCGGTTAGCAATCGGGCTCGTGCTAGCGTTATTGATTGGCTTGTTATTAGGAATTTTTCTCGCTAAATCGAAAACAGCAGATGAGACACTTGGTTCTTTAATTTTAGCACTTCAAAGCATACCAAGTATTGTCTGGTTGCCCCTTGCGATTATGTGGTTTGGGTTGAATGAGAAATCCGTTATTTTTATTGTCGTTCTTGGTGGTGCCATTGTGATGACAATTAATGTCCGAACAGGAATTAAAAATGTCTCACCTATCTTTATAAAGGCCGCGCAAACGATGGGATCAAGTGGAATAGACATGTTTTTCCGTGTTATTTTGCCGGCATCCATCCCATATATCGTTACCGGAACTCGTCTTGCTTGGGCATTTTCGTGGCGTGCATTAATGGCTGGTGAATTATTAAGTACAGGGCCAGGGCTAGGATATACATTGAAATATGCTTCTGATTTCGGGCGTATGGATATGGTTATGGGAATAATGGTTGTCATTGGTGTGATCGGTGTTACAGTCGATTTATTATTCTTCCAACGAATTGAAAAACAAGTGCGGACCAAATGGGGACTTGAACAAAATACTTAA